In one window of Microbacterium sp. PM5 DNA:
- the polA gene encoding DNA polymerase I: MTDSAKPTLLVVDGHSLAYRAFFALPVDNFTTRDGQHTNGIYGFLSMFVNLVKAEQPTHLAVAFDTSRHSFRTEEYPEYKANRSESPAEFKGQIPLLQDCLAAMNVTVLTKEGIEADDILATLATRGAAEGYDVLVCSGDRDTIQLVTDDVTLLYPSVQGVSQLKRYTPDAVVEKYGLPPANYPDIAALVGETSDNLPGVPKVGEKTAVKWLTQWGSLDALLENADKITGVVGGNLRDHLDDVRRNRNLNALLRDVELGVGPADLAVQPIDAQAVRDIFARLEFRTLLPRVFEAVGADLDDGADHAANTIAAPQPVEADAAALEAWVAARTAADDAEEVALTLTTEGGLPARLGLATGDEAIETTWSTDVSATLGPWLSSDAPKVIADAKAQVKALRRAGVRLRGLVFDPILAGWLLRPSFPDKGLGDLVDRYLDEKLPEADPTQLVPETEGATPGQLSWYALRVADAMRAQMPASVARVMTEIELPTLDTLADMEVAGVAVSHEKLSGFSAELGARAEAVAQLAYAEIGREVNLGSPKQLQEVLFEQLELPKTRKTKTGYSTDAAVLADLQESNPHPFLDLLLQHREATKLRQIIESLDASIGNDRTTAGDGRIHTTYVQTGSQTGRLSSTDPNLQNIPIRTEESRRIRAAFEVGEGYETLLTADYSQIEMRIMAHLSGDEGLIEAFNSGEDLHRFVGARVFGVEPADVTPAMRTKVKAMSYGLVYGLSAFGLSKQLRIEQSEAKLLMTEYFARFGAVRDYLRSSVEQARIDGYTETIFGRRRPFPDLASPNRVLRENAERAALNAPIQGSAADIMKIALFRIHDEFRAQGVASRVLLQIHDELVVEVAPGEWDLVEQIVHDRMGDAAELSVPLDVQIGRGENWDVAGH; this comes from the coding sequence GTGACGGACTCCGCAAAGCCTACTCTCCTCGTCGTAGACGGCCATTCGCTGGCGTACCGCGCCTTCTTCGCCCTTCCCGTGGACAACTTCACGACGCGCGACGGTCAGCACACGAACGGCATCTACGGCTTCCTGTCGATGTTCGTCAACCTCGTCAAAGCGGAGCAGCCGACGCATCTCGCCGTCGCCTTCGACACGTCCCGTCACTCCTTCCGCACCGAGGAGTACCCCGAGTACAAGGCGAACCGCTCCGAGTCGCCGGCGGAGTTCAAGGGCCAGATTCCTCTGCTGCAGGACTGCCTCGCCGCGATGAACGTGACGGTGCTCACCAAGGAGGGCATCGAGGCCGACGACATCCTCGCGACCCTCGCCACGCGCGGTGCGGCCGAGGGCTACGACGTCCTCGTCTGCTCCGGCGACCGTGACACCATCCAACTCGTCACCGACGATGTGACGCTGCTGTACCCGAGCGTGCAGGGCGTGTCGCAGCTCAAGCGCTACACGCCGGATGCCGTCGTCGAGAAGTACGGCCTGCCGCCGGCCAACTACCCCGACATCGCCGCGCTCGTGGGCGAGACCAGCGACAACCTGCCGGGGGTGCCGAAGGTGGGCGAGAAGACGGCCGTCAAGTGGCTCACGCAGTGGGGGAGCCTGGACGCTCTGCTCGAGAACGCCGACAAGATCACGGGTGTCGTGGGGGGCAACCTGCGCGACCACCTCGACGACGTGCGCCGCAACAGGAACCTGAACGCGCTGCTGCGCGATGTCGAGCTGGGTGTCGGACCGGCCGACCTTGCGGTGCAGCCGATCGACGCGCAGGCCGTTCGCGATATCTTTGCTCGACTGGAGTTCCGCACCCTTCTGCCGCGCGTTTTCGAGGCCGTCGGCGCCGACCTCGACGACGGCGCCGACCACGCGGCGAACACGATCGCAGCGCCCCAGCCCGTCGAGGCCGACGCGGCCGCGCTCGAGGCATGGGTCGCCGCCCGCACGGCGGCCGACGACGCCGAGGAGGTGGCGCTCACGCTCACGACGGAGGGCGGCCTTCCCGCACGACTGGGCCTCGCCACCGGCGATGAGGCCATCGAGACGACCTGGTCGACGGACGTTTCCGCGACTCTCGGGCCCTGGTTGAGCAGTGATGCGCCGAAGGTCATCGCCGATGCCAAGGCGCAGGTGAAGGCCCTCCGACGTGCCGGAGTGCGACTGCGGGGCCTGGTTTTCGACCCGATCCTCGCCGGGTGGCTGCTGCGCCCCAGCTTTCCCGACAAGGGGCTCGGTGACCTCGTCGACCGCTATCTCGACGAGAAGCTGCCCGAGGCCGATCCGACGCAGCTGGTACCCGAGACCGAAGGCGCCACCCCGGGTCAACTGTCGTGGTACGCACTGCGCGTCGCCGACGCCATGCGGGCACAGATGCCTGCGTCGGTCGCCCGTGTGATGACCGAGATCGAACTGCCCACTCTCGACACCCTGGCCGACATGGAGGTGGCCGGCGTCGCCGTCTCGCACGAGAAGCTCTCGGGGTTCTCTGCGGAGCTGGGCGCGCGCGCCGAGGCCGTTGCCCAGCTCGCCTACGCCGAGATCGGGCGGGAGGTGAACCTGGGCTCACCCAAGCAGCTGCAGGAAGTGCTGTTCGAGCAGCTCGAGCTGCCGAAGACACGCAAAACGAAGACGGGCTATTCCACCGACGCCGCGGTGCTCGCCGACCTGCAGGAGTCGAACCCGCACCCGTTCCTCGATCTGCTTCTGCAGCACCGCGAGGCGACGAAGCTCCGTCAGATCATCGAGTCGCTCGATGCATCGATCGGCAATGATCGCACCACCGCCGGCGACGGGCGCATCCACACCACGTACGTGCAGACGGGAAGCCAGACCGGGCGCCTGTCCAGCACCGACCCGAACCTGCAGAACATCCCGATCCGCACCGAGGAGTCTCGACGCATTCGTGCCGCGTTCGAAGTGGGCGAAGGCTATGAGACGCTCCTGACCGCGGACTACTCGCAGATCGAGATGCGGATCATGGCGCACTTGTCCGGTGACGAAGGTCTCATCGAGGCGTTCAACTCCGGCGAGGACCTCCACCGGTTCGTCGGTGCACGCGTGTTCGGCGTCGAACCGGCCGATGTGACCCCGGCCATGCGGACGAAGGTCAAGGCCATGAGCTACGGACTCGTCTACGGCCTCAGCGCCTTCGGCCTGTCGAAGCAGCTGCGCATCGAACAGTCCGAGGCGAAGCTCTTGATGACGGAGTACTTCGCCCGCTTCGGCGCGGTCCGCGACTACCTGCGCTCCTCCGTCGAACAGGCCCGCATCGACGGGTACACCGAGACGATCTTCGGTCGGCGTCGACCGTTTCCGGATCTGGCCAGCCCCAATCGGGTGCTGCGCGAGAACGCGGAGCGTGCGGCACTGAACGCACCGATCCAGGGCAGCGCGGCCGACATCATGAAGATCGCCCTCTTCCGCATCCACGACGAGTTCCGAGCCCAGGGTGTCGCTTCGCGGGTGCTGCTGCAGATCCACGACGAACTCGTCGTCGAGGTGGCCCCGGGGGAGTGGGACCTCGTCGAGCAGATCGTCCACGACCGCATGGGTGATGCCGCAGAGCTGTCCGTGCCCCTGGACGTACAGATCGGTCGCGGGGAGAACTGGGACGTCGCCGGCCACTGA
- a CDS encoding DUF885 domain-containing protein: MTDSPRTPTPIDAIAEAWVDTSAELSPGLATYIGRFEHNGRLDDLSPAGTAARVDATRATLSALQAAEPVDDVDVVTKADLAGDLELSLALHEAGAHLRDLNVIASPAQELRNVFDLMPTDTVEDWSVIAARLSAIPDAIGGYIETLREGIATGVVPARRQVTEVVGQIARYTADNGFFATFAADAAPAEGQLPASLAKTLSGHAGAARVAYDELANFLRTELAPAASENDAVGRELYALHSRGFLGAVIDLDETYEWGLEELARMVAEQESIANEILPGATVEEAVAFLENDEARKLRGTRALQEWMQATSDRAVEELGKTHFDIPEEIRRLECMIAPTNEGGIYYTGPTDDFSRPGRMWWSVPEGVDSFDTWRELTTVYHEGVPGHHLQIAQAVYNRAELNSWRRLLAGSSGHAEGWALYAERLMEQLGYLDDPADRLGMLDGQRMRAARVVLDIGVHLGKPRPDGEGIWDADFALEFMRRNVNMSDEFIQFEVNRYLGWPGQAPSYKVGQRIWEQIREETADREGADFDIKRFHMRALRLGGVGLDTLRMALAQG, encoded by the coding sequence ATGACTGACTCCCCACGTACCCCCACGCCGATCGACGCGATCGCCGAGGCATGGGTCGACACCTCTGCCGAGCTTTCTCCGGGACTGGCCACCTACATCGGGCGCTTCGAGCACAACGGCCGTCTCGATGACCTCTCACCCGCGGGCACAGCGGCGCGCGTCGACGCCACGCGTGCCACGCTGTCGGCCTTGCAGGCGGCCGAGCCGGTCGACGACGTGGACGTGGTCACCAAGGCCGACCTCGCCGGCGACCTCGAGCTCTCGCTCGCGCTGCACGAGGCCGGTGCGCACCTGCGCGACCTCAACGTGATCGCCTCGCCTGCGCAGGAGCTGCGCAACGTGTTCGACCTGATGCCCACCGACACGGTCGAGGACTGGTCGGTGATCGCTGCGCGACTGTCGGCCATCCCCGACGCGATCGGCGGGTACATCGAAACACTGCGCGAGGGCATCGCGACGGGCGTCGTTCCCGCCCGCCGTCAGGTCACGGAGGTCGTGGGGCAGATCGCCCGCTATACCGCCGACAACGGCTTCTTCGCGACGTTCGCGGCTGACGCGGCCCCGGCGGAGGGACAGCTCCCCGCCTCTCTCGCGAAGACCCTCTCCGGCCACGCGGGCGCCGCCCGCGTCGCGTACGACGAACTCGCGAACTTCCTGCGCACCGAGCTGGCGCCCGCGGCATCCGAGAACGATGCGGTCGGACGCGAGCTGTACGCGCTGCACTCGCGCGGCTTCCTCGGGGCCGTGATCGACCTCGACGAGACCTACGAGTGGGGTCTCGAGGAGCTCGCCCGCATGGTGGCGGAGCAGGAGTCGATCGCCAACGAGATTCTGCCGGGCGCGACCGTCGAAGAGGCCGTGGCGTTCCTCGAGAACGACGAGGCGCGCAAGCTGCGCGGCACGCGGGCCCTTCAGGAGTGGATGCAGGCCACGAGCGATCGTGCCGTCGAGGAGCTCGGCAAGACGCACTTCGACATCCCGGAGGAGATCCGTCGGCTCGAGTGCATGATCGCGCCGACCAACGAAGGCGGCATCTACTACACCGGACCGACCGACGACTTCTCGCGTCCCGGCCGGATGTGGTGGTCGGTGCCCGAGGGCGTCGACTCGTTCGACACGTGGCGCGAGCTCACCACGGTCTACCACGAGGGCGTTCCCGGCCACCACCTGCAGATCGCCCAGGCGGTCTACAACCGCGCGGAACTCAACTCGTGGCGGCGTCTGCTTGCCGGCTCCAGCGGACACGCGGAGGGCTGGGCCCTTTACGCCGAGCGCTTGATGGAGCAGCTCGGCTACCTCGACGACCCGGCCGACCGGCTCGGCATGCTGGACGGCCAGCGGATGCGGGCCGCCCGCGTCGTGCTCGACATCGGCGTGCACCTGGGCAAGCCTCGTCCCGACGGCGAGGGCATCTGGGACGCCGACTTCGCCCTTGAGTTCATGCGTCGAAACGTCAACATGTCGGACGAGTTCATCCAGTTCGAGGTCAACCGCTACCTCGGCTGGCCGGGGCAGGCACCGTCCTACAAGGTCGGCCAGCGCATCTGGGAACAGATCCGCGAAGAGACCGCCGATCGCGAGGGCGCCGACTTCGACATCAAGCGCTTCCACATGCGCGCGCTGCGTCTCGGTGGGGTCGGTCTCGACACGCTGCGCATGGCCCTCGCACAGGGCTGA
- a CDS encoding LLM class flavin-dependent oxidoreductase, with protein MNVELGLDTFGDVTVGEDGERLSDAQTIRDIVDQAVLADQVGLSFFGVGEHHRHEFAVSSPELVLAAAAARTEKIHLGTAVTVLSSDDPVRVYERFATLDAVSSGRAEVILGRGSFIESFPLFGYDLGDYEVLFEEKLDLFSQLLTEKPVTWQGTTRAALNNADVFPKTENGIRAWVGVGGSPESVVRTARYGYGLMLAIIGGSADRFRPYVDLYHRSLASFGHSEAMPVGVHSPGHIADSDAQAWDELYPAMEANRNAIGAERGWPPYSRLQFQHDIGPEGAVYAGSPETVARKIAATMKTLGATRFDLKYANGTLSHAKLMRSIELYGTKVAPLVSEMLSAS; from the coding sequence ATGAATGTAGAACTGGGACTGGACACCTTCGGCGACGTCACCGTGGGCGAGGACGGCGAGCGCCTGAGCGACGCTCAGACGATCCGCGACATCGTGGATCAGGCGGTGCTCGCCGACCAGGTGGGGCTCTCCTTCTTCGGGGTAGGGGAGCACCACCGCCACGAATTCGCGGTGTCCAGTCCGGAACTGGTGCTGGCTGCGGCGGCGGCCCGTACCGAGAAGATTCATCTCGGTACGGCCGTCACCGTGCTCTCCAGCGACGACCCGGTGCGTGTCTACGAGCGCTTCGCGACGCTGGACGCGGTGTCGTCGGGGCGTGCCGAGGTGATCCTCGGTCGGGGTTCCTTCATCGAGTCCTTCCCGCTGTTCGGCTACGACCTCGGCGACTACGAGGTGCTCTTCGAGGAGAAGCTCGACCTCTTCTCGCAGCTGCTCACCGAGAAGCCCGTGACCTGGCAGGGCACGACGCGGGCAGCACTGAACAACGCCGACGTCTTTCCGAAGACGGAGAACGGCATTCGCGCGTGGGTAGGAGTCGGTGGCTCGCCCGAGTCGGTCGTGCGCACGGCCCGCTACGGCTACGGACTCATGCTGGCCATCATCGGCGGCTCGGCCGATCGCTTCCGTCCCTACGTCGATCTCTACCACCGCTCACTCGCGTCGTTCGGGCACAGCGAGGCGATGCCCGTCGGCGTGCACTCACCCGGCCACATCGCGGACAGCGACGCTCAGGCGTGGGATGAGCTGTACCCGGCGATGGAGGCCAACCGCAACGCGATCGGCGCCGAGCGCGGGTGGCCGCCGTACAGCCGGCTGCAGTTCCAACATGACATCGGCCCGGAGGGCGCCGTCTACGCGGGATCGCCCGAGACCGTCGCACGCAAGATCGCCGCCACCATGAAGACCCTCGGGGCGACGCGCTTCGACCTCAAGTACGCCAACGGCACCCTCTCGCACGCGAAGCTCATGCGCTCGATCGAGCTGTACGGTACGAAGGTCGCCCCCCTCGTGTCGGAGATGCTCTCGGCATCCTGA
- a CDS encoding MFS transporter: MTDAAAFPSAPTPTGIDVGERLDALPFTRRHLRVLTGSGLGWALDAMDVGLVSFVLTALIAQWSLTGEQASWIASAGFVGMAVGASLGGLLADRFGRRSVFAVTLLVYGLATGASALAGGLAALIALRVIVGLGLGAELPVASTYVSEVAPARMRGRLIVILEAFWALGWTAAALIGFFVIPASADGWRWAFALGAIPAIYALIVRWSLPESPRWLARRGRHREADAVTRTFESSPALQGTPRRHAPVGTAAGAQLADRGLRALWSGEFRVRTGALWIVWFCVNFSYYGAFIWMPTILFAQGYGLVKSFGFTLIITLAQLPGYAVAAWLIEAWGRRVTLSVFLAGSAVAALFFGTASTEGVIIAAGMALSFFNLGAWGALYAVTPENYPTSLRATGAGWAAGVGRIASIVAPLSVPPLLATGGAALLFIVFAAFFVLAAAAAWALSDHRGAALDDR, translated from the coding sequence ATGACGGATGCCGCTGCCTTTCCCTCTGCGCCGACGCCGACAGGTATCGACGTGGGGGAGCGGCTGGACGCTCTCCCGTTCACCCGCCGGCACCTGCGGGTCTTGACCGGTTCGGGTCTCGGCTGGGCGCTGGACGCGATGGACGTCGGCCTCGTCTCCTTCGTGCTGACCGCGTTGATCGCACAGTGGTCGTTGACCGGCGAGCAGGCGTCGTGGATCGCGTCGGCCGGTTTCGTCGGCATGGCGGTGGGCGCGAGCCTGGGCGGTCTGCTGGCGGATCGTTTCGGCCGCCGCTCCGTGTTCGCCGTCACACTGCTCGTCTACGGTCTGGCAACCGGCGCAAGCGCTCTGGCCGGAGGACTCGCGGCTCTCATCGCCCTCCGCGTCATCGTCGGGCTCGGTCTGGGAGCCGAGCTGCCGGTGGCGAGCACGTACGTCAGCGAGGTCGCGCCGGCGCGCATGAGGGGCCGGCTCATCGTCATCCTCGAGGCGTTCTGGGCCCTGGGATGGACGGCGGCGGCGCTGATCGGCTTCTTCGTGATCCCGGCCTCCGCCGACGGATGGCGCTGGGCCTTCGCGCTGGGGGCGATCCCCGCGATCTACGCGCTCATCGTCCGCTGGTCGCTGCCGGAGTCGCCGCGATGGCTCGCGCGACGCGGACGCCACCGCGAGGCGGACGCGGTCACCCGCACGTTCGAGTCGTCGCCGGCGCTGCAGGGAACGCCTCGTCGCCATGCCCCGGTGGGCACCGCGGCCGGCGCACAGCTGGCGGACCGCGGCCTGCGCGCACTGTGGTCGGGCGAGTTCCGCGTGCGCACGGGGGCGCTGTGGATCGTCTGGTTCTGCGTCAACTTCTCGTATTACGGCGCGTTCATCTGGATGCCGACGATCCTCTTCGCGCAGGGGTACGGGCTGGTGAAATCGTTCGGCTTCACCCTGATCATCACGCTCGCACAGTTGCCGGGCTACGCCGTGGCGGCCTGGCTCATCGAGGCATGGGGGCGGCGCGTGACGTTGTCCGTCTTTCTGGCGGGATCCGCGGTCGCCGCGCTGTTCTTCGGCACCGCATCGACGGAAGGCGTGATCATCGCGGCCGGGATGGCGCTGTCGTTCTTCAACCTCGGTGCCTGGGGCGCACTGTACGCCGTCACGCCGGAGAACTACCCCACGTCGCTGCGTGCGACCGGGGCGGGTTGGGCCGCGGGTGTCGGGCGCATCGCGTCCATCGTCGCGCCGTTGAGCGTGCCACCGCTGCTCGCCACCGGCGGCGCGGCGCTGCTGTTCATCGTGTTCGCCGCCTTCTTCGTGCTGGCGGCAGCGGCGGCGTGGGCCCTCTCCGACCACCGCGGCGCGGCTCTCGACGACCGCTGA
- a CDS encoding SGNH/GDSL hydrolase family protein, with the protein MAEVRFVAIGDSFTEGVGDERPDGSVRGWADLTAQGWADSRGESIQYANLAIRGKLIWPIVAQQLEPALALTPTHLSFNGGGNDMLRPRTSIGHIADAFSQVLRRCDEEGVTLILLSGANPSAQLPMSRLIQRRGDLMSDAVVQRIAERPDVVRALNWPDAELSNPSFWSQDRLHMNSRGHHRVAARVLASLGERVPEGWWSMPEITDVARLAQREYMREHLGPWVRRRLTGTSSGDGRQPKFGGTWMQVDPS; encoded by the coding sequence ATGGCAGAGGTGCGGTTCGTGGCGATCGGGGACTCGTTCACGGAGGGCGTCGGCGACGAGCGGCCCGACGGCAGCGTACGCGGGTGGGCCGATCTGACCGCGCAGGGTTGGGCGGACTCCCGGGGCGAATCCATCCAGTACGCGAACCTTGCGATCCGCGGCAAGCTCATCTGGCCGATCGTCGCGCAGCAGCTCGAACCGGCTCTCGCACTCACACCCACCCACCTGTCCTTCAACGGGGGCGGCAACGACATGCTGCGGCCGCGCACCTCGATCGGCCACATCGCCGACGCGTTCAGCCAGGTACTCCGGCGGTGCGACGAGGAGGGCGTCACACTCATCCTGCTGTCGGGCGCGAATCCGTCGGCGCAGTTGCCGATGAGCCGCCTCATCCAACGACGCGGCGATCTCATGTCGGATGCCGTGGTGCAGCGCATTGCCGAACGTCCCGACGTCGTCCGCGCGCTGAACTGGCCGGATGCCGAGTTGTCGAACCCGTCGTTCTGGTCTCAGGACCGCCTGCACATGAACAGCCGCGGTCACCATCGGGTCGCCGCCCGCGTTCTGGCGTCGCTAGGAGAGCGGGTGCCGGAAGGCTGGTGGTCGATGCCGGAGATCACCGACGTCGCGCGTCTCGCGCAACGCGAGTACATGCGCGAACACCTCGGTCCGTGGGTGCGTCGGCGTCTCACCGGCACCTCGTCGGGCGACGGTCGACAGCCGAAGTTCGGCGGGACGTGGATGCAGGTCGACCCGAGCTAG
- a CDS encoding DUF6458 family protein, giving the protein MSIGAGIALFVIGAILVFAVNVDVPYVNLDMIGYILMGAGVLVFLIGLILMLRRRSTQQVTRTVEPGVGERITQTESRTSGDGTV; this is encoded by the coding sequence ATGAGCATCGGAGCCGGAATCGCACTGTTCGTCATCGGAGCGATCCTCGTGTTCGCCGTCAACGTCGACGTCCCCTACGTGAACCTCGACATGATCGGGTACATCCTGATGGGCGCGGGCGTGCTCGTGTTCCTCATCGGCCTGATCTTGATGCTGCGACGTCGCTCCACGCAGCAGGTCACGCGGACCGTCGAGCCCGGTGTGGGCGAGCGGATCACCCAGACCGAGTCGCGCACTTCCGGCGACGGAACGGTCTGA
- a CDS encoding MFS transporter: protein MTTARPSPASAGPDYRAWIIWGVGVAAYMLAVINRSSLSAVGVDTAQRFGADAATLSMFAVVQLAVYGGMQIPIGLLLDRYGARPIMTIGMFLMAAGQLTLAFSPSVGVAIFARMLLGAGDAAIFPGVLRLVAVWFPAQRGPLMSQLTGLVGQAGQLLALAPLAAMLHATSWEIVFGGIAGLCVLFGILVWAVIRNRPPAMRADVSVDTNTGAIRVVRSSMDTGVGIRAAWAHPGTRLAFWSHFTTPFAGTAFVLLWGTPFLTAGEGLTLAQAAGVLSTYVVVGMALGPIMGDISRRIPHLRSRALVLPAVGTQFVAWTVVIAWPGPAPLWLLYGLAVALAMGGPASMIAFDHARTHNPAHRLSTATGITNVGGFLAALVAIFAIGIALDLQGAGTPETYRLDAFRLAFLAQVPLWALGWTFIVIERRRTRVLLGMDPPRRPRAE from the coding sequence GTGACTACGGCCCGCCCCTCCCCTGCGTCAGCCGGACCGGACTACCGGGCATGGATCATCTGGGGAGTCGGTGTCGCGGCCTACATGCTCGCGGTGATCAATCGCAGCTCGCTCTCGGCCGTGGGAGTCGATACCGCCCAGCGCTTCGGAGCGGATGCCGCGACGCTGTCGATGTTCGCGGTCGTCCAGCTCGCGGTCTACGGCGGCATGCAGATTCCGATCGGCCTCCTGCTGGATCGCTACGGTGCCCGTCCGATCATGACCATCGGCATGTTCCTGATGGCGGCCGGACAGCTGACGCTCGCGTTCTCCCCCAGCGTCGGCGTCGCGATCTTCGCCCGCATGCTGCTCGGCGCCGGCGATGCGGCGATCTTCCCAGGAGTTCTGCGCCTTGTCGCCGTCTGGTTTCCTGCCCAGCGCGGACCATTGATGAGCCAGCTCACGGGGCTCGTCGGCCAAGCCGGGCAGCTCCTCGCGCTTGCGCCGCTCGCCGCGATGCTCCACGCGACCAGCTGGGAGATCGTCTTCGGCGGCATCGCCGGGCTCTGCGTGCTCTTCGGCATCCTGGTGTGGGCCGTCATCCGCAACCGTCCGCCGGCGATGAGAGCGGACGTCTCGGTCGATACGAACACCGGGGCGATCCGTGTTGTGCGCTCTTCGATGGACACCGGCGTCGGCATCCGCGCCGCGTGGGCACACCCGGGCACCCGCCTCGCCTTCTGGTCGCACTTCACCACGCCGTTCGCCGGGACGGCATTCGTGCTGCTGTGGGGAACGCCGTTCCTCACCGCAGGCGAGGGACTCACGCTCGCGCAGGCCGCGGGCGTCTTGTCGACCTACGTCGTGGTGGGCATGGCCCTCGGTCCGATCATGGGTGACATCTCACGGCGCATTCCCCATCTGCGTTCGCGCGCACTCGTGCTCCCGGCGGTGGGCACCCAGTTCGTCGCGTGGACGGTGGTGATCGCGTGGCCGGGGCCCGCCCCGCTGTGGCTGCTCTATGGACTTGCCGTGGCGCTGGCGATGGGCGGACCCGCCTCGATGATCGCTTTCGACCATGCGCGCACCCACAACCCCGCCCACCGCCTGAGCACCGCGACGGGAATCACGAATGTCGGCGGCTTCCTCGCCGCGCTCGTGGCGATCTTCGCGATCGGGATCGCCCTCGACCTACAGGGCGCCGGCACGCCGGAGACCTACCGACTCGATGCGTTCCGGTTGGCGTTCCTCGCACAGGTTCCGCTCTGGGCGCTCGGCTGGACATTCATCGTGATCGAGCGGCGCAGGACGCGGGTCCTGCTGGGGATGGACCCGCCGCGCCGACCGCGCGCCGAGTGA
- a CDS encoding DUF2087 domain-containing protein, whose protein sequence is MTDSPDAWRAIIAALRDDDVRAVLGETASAPLTARRRARALQRLQALGVVSVDGDRIRFDAAPLTALLAAPPRPRGPERFLDRDGRIDRYPAQAAERVALLRFVSERAFSPDSVMNERDVNERLDAYAPNGDVAVLRRYLVDHGLLRRTASGSEYVRTHE, encoded by the coding sequence GTGACCGACTCCCCCGATGCCTGGCGTGCGATCATCGCCGCACTGCGCGACGACGATGTGCGCGCGGTTCTGGGCGAGACGGCATCCGCTCCCCTCACCGCGCGGCGGCGTGCGCGCGCTCTACAGCGATTGCAGGCGCTGGGTGTCGTCTCCGTGGACGGCGACCGGATCCGCTTCGACGCGGCGCCGCTGACCGCCCTGCTGGCCGCGCCGCCGCGCCCGCGCGGTCCTGAGCGCTTCCTCGATCGTGACGGCCGGATCGATCGTTACCCCGCACAGGCCGCTGAGCGCGTCGCGCTGCTGCGGTTCGTATCCGAACGCGCCTTCTCCCCCGATTCCGTCATGAACGAGCGTGATGTCAACGAGCGGCTCGATGCGTACGCGCCGAACGGCGACGTCGCCGTGCTTCGGCGTTACCTGGTCGATCACGGGCTCCTTCGCCGCACGGCATCCGGGTCCGAATACGTGCGAACGCACGAGTAG
- a CDS encoding DUF308 domain-containing protein — translation MTAEPTLEKTATNGIRTALGLGGALSVILGIVILVWPGKTAMVVTAIIAIYAIVAGLVYAGMGIFATGKGGWSRVGHVLLGVLYVVAGIVAFSNLGLAALSLAVFLGILVGIMWVIEGVVALSTLDLAPSRGWTIFYAIISIIAGVTLLFSPLWGAVVLWWLIGISAVVMGIIQIGRAFSFGK, via the coding sequence ATGACTGCTGAACCTACCCTCGAGAAGACGGCGACCAACGGCATCCGGACCGCTCTCGGTCTCGGCGGCGCGCTGTCCGTCATCCTCGGCATCGTCATTCTCGTCTGGCCAGGAAAGACCGCGATGGTCGTGACCGCGATCATCGCGATCTACGCCATCGTCGCCGGACTCGTGTACGCGGGAATGGGAATCTTCGCAACCGGAAAGGGCGGGTGGTCGCGCGTCGGTCACGTGCTCCTCGGCGTGCTCTACGTCGTCGCCGGTATCGTCGCGTTCTCCAACCTCGGCCTGGCCGCACTCTCGCTGGCCGTCTTCCTCGGCATCCTCGTCGGCATCATGTGGGTCATCGAGGGCGTCGTGGCGCTCTCGACGCTCGATCTGGCGCCCTCCCGGGGATGGACGATCTTCTACGCGATCATCTCGATCATCGCCGGTGTCACGCTGCTCTTCTCGCCGCTGTGGGGTGCCGTCGTGCTGTGGTGGCTCATCGGAATCTCCGCGGTCGTCATGGGCATCATCCAGATCGGACGCGCCTTCTCGTTCGGCAAGTGA